TCGTTCCAGCCGTTCTTTTCTGACTGATCTCCCGATCTTTGGCCTTGGGCTCGCCCTCTTCTACAGCGTTATTGCCATCAGTCGTTATTGGAGCGGCCCTCTTACCGCTCAGGTTGAGATTGATCTTCATCCTCGTGCTCTTCCTGTTTATGTCTTTTATTCGGTGATGCGCATTTCGATTGCCTATTTTTTGAGTCTGGCATTCACCTTAATCTATGGCTACATCGCCGCGTATAACGCGCGGGCTGAGCGCTTCATGATTCCTCTGCTTGATGTGCTGCAATCCATTCCTGTGCTGAGCTTTCTGCCGGGCGTAATGCTGGCCATGGTTGCGCTATTTCCCAGGAGACAACTGGGCCTGGAACTTGGCGCCATCCTGCTGATCTTCACCGGCCAGGTCTGGAACATGGCTTTCAGCTTCTACGCCTCGCTGAAGAGCATTCCGCAAGAAATGCGGGAAGCGGCACAGCTTTATCGCTTTAGCTGGTGGCAGTCATTCACGCAAATGGAGCTGCCCTACGCTGTGATCGGATTGGTTTGGAATTCCATGATGTCTGTGGCCGGCGGCTGGTTTTTTCTGATGGCCTGCGAGATGTTTGTCCTGGGCAACCGTGACTTTCGCCTGCCCGGTCTGGGTGCATATCTTCAGACCGCGGCCAGCGCCGGCGATACGCGTGCAATTCTCTGGGGTGTGGGCGCGATGCTGGTGGTCATTATATTGACCGATCAGCTCGTCTGGCGGCCGCTGATCGCCTGGGCCCAGAAGTTCAAGTTCGAGAATGTCGAAGCCACTGACGTCCCGCGCTCTCCCATTTTGGACCTGATTCGCCGCTCAAAGCTGATAGCCTTTCTCTCGCGCAAATCGGTAACACCATTGCGAGAGGCCCTTGTATTGCATTTTGCGCACAGAGATTTGCGTCCGGAATCGAGCGGCGGAAAAACCCAGACGCGGACGTGGCTTTTGTGGGCGTTGGGAGCCGCACTGCTGGTTGGAATCGCCTACGCAGTTTTCAATAGCGCTGTTCTGTTGGCGGGGCTGCATCGTGAAGAGTTGAAGAGCGTGGTTGTTGGAGCGGCCGCAACCTTTCTGAGAGTAAATCTCACGCTGGTACTCGGCGCCTTGTGGACAATTCCCGTGGGGGTTGCCATTGGATCTCGTCCCAGGCTCGCGCGTGTGGCTCAGCCGATTGCACAAATTGCTGCATCCGTACCGGCGACTGCATTGTTCCCCATCGTTCTTCTCGCGCTGGTTCGCTTCGGGGGCGGGCTGGGCGCAGGTTCGATTGTGCTTTTGTTGTTGGGCACGCAGTGGTACATCCTGTTCAATGTGATTGCCGGTGCCAGCGCCATTCCCACCGATTTGAAAGAAGTATGCAATGTCTTCTCTTTCAGCAAATTTGAGCGTTGGCGGAAGCTGATCCTGCCAGGCATTTTTCCCTTTTTGGTCACCGGCCTGGTGACTGCATCGGGCGGCGCCTGGAATGCGAGCATTGTGGCAGAATACTTTCACTTCAAAGGAGAAACATTCTCTACCACCGGTCTGGGTGCGGTGATCAGCCAGGCCACCGACAATGGCAATTTCAGATTGCTTCTTGCGGCTACGGTTTGCATGGCCGCGATTGTAGTTA
The DNA window shown above is from Terriglobales bacterium and carries:
- a CDS encoding ABC transporter permease subunit, which translates into the protein MTRQSTSAALRSLVLPWGVIPRSSRSFLTDLPIFGLGLALFYSVIAISRYWSGPLTAQVEIDLHPRALPVYVFYSVMRISIAYFLSLAFTLIYGYIAAYNARAERFMIPLLDVLQSIPVLSFLPGVMLAMVALFPRRQLGLELGAILLIFTGQVWNMAFSFYASLKSIPQEMREAAQLYRFSWWQSFTQMELPYAVIGLVWNSMMSVAGGWFFLMACEMFVLGNRDFRLPGLGAYLQTAASAGDTRAILWGVGAMLVVIILTDQLVWRPLIAWAQKFKFENVEATDVPRSPILDLIRRSKLIAFLSRKSVTPLREALVLHFAHRDLRPESSGGKTQTRTWLLWALGAALLVGIAYAVFNSAVLLAGLHREELKSVVVGAAATFLRVNLTLVLGALWTIPVGVAIGSRPRLARVAQPIAQIAASVPATALFPIVLLALVRFGGGLGAGSIVLLLLGTQWYILFNVIAGASAIPTDLKEVCNVFSFSKFERWRKLILPGIFPFLVTGLVTASGGAWNASIVAEYFHFKGETFSTTGLGAVISQATDNGNFRLLLAATVCMAAIVVTINRLVWRRMYRLAATRFKLEA